Proteins encoded together in one Bradyrhizobium sp. PSBB068 window:
- a CDS encoding ABC transporter ATP-binding protein — protein sequence MKSAIKSAAEQPAAHLRLVSDRAPGAAPGIKLSGVSKTYRSRDGDVPSLRPLDFTINDGEFFVVVGPSGCGKSTLLKMISGLLPPTTGQVLVDGEPVTKPHGNVGIVFQNALLLPWRNILSNVMLPIDMKRLARDKYLDRAKGLLKLVGLEGFEKKLPWQLSGGMQQRASICRALVHDPKIMLMDEPFGALDAMTRERMNVELMRIQRETGKTVLLITHSIPEAVFLADRVLVMTERPGAIAAIYDVPMPRPRSLETMSDPVFTELVQRIRKHFFTQGSLD from the coding sequence GCCGAGCAGCCCGCCGCGCATCTGCGCCTGGTGTCCGACCGCGCGCCCGGCGCCGCGCCGGGCATCAAGCTGTCGGGCGTGTCGAAGACCTACCGGTCGCGCGACGGCGACGTGCCGTCGCTGCGGCCGCTCGACTTCACCATCAATGACGGCGAGTTCTTTGTCGTGGTCGGGCCCTCCGGCTGCGGCAAGTCCACGCTGCTGAAGATGATCTCGGGCCTGCTGCCGCCGACGACGGGGCAGGTGCTGGTGGACGGCGAGCCGGTGACGAAACCCCACGGCAATGTCGGCATCGTGTTCCAGAACGCCCTGCTGCTGCCGTGGCGCAATATCCTCTCCAACGTGATGCTGCCGATCGACATGAAGCGGCTCGCCCGGGACAAATATCTCGACCGCGCCAAGGGGTTGTTGAAGCTCGTCGGCCTCGAAGGCTTCGAGAAGAAGCTGCCCTGGCAGCTGTCCGGCGGCATGCAGCAGCGCGCCTCGATCTGCCGCGCGCTGGTGCACGATCCCAAGATCATGCTGATGGACGAGCCGTTCGGCGCGCTCGACGCCATGACGCGGGAACGGATGAATGTCGAACTGATGCGGATCCAGCGCGAGACCGGCAAGACGGTGCTGTTGATCACGCACTCGATTCCCGAAGCCGTGTTCCTCGCCGACCGCGTGCTCGTCATGACCGAGCGGCCCGGCGCGATCGCGGCGATCTACGACGTGCCGATGCCGCGGCCGCGTTCGCTCGAGACGATGTCCGATCCCGTCTTCACCGAACTGGTGCAGCGGATCCGCAAGCATTTCTTCACACAGGGATCGCTGGACTAA